In the genome of Streptomyces collinus, one region contains:
- a CDS encoding helix-turn-helix domain-containing protein: MAAPAPHGVPSSPEAGSIPPALAEPLRNDLKEVADEVVEAILKHVPEYAGPSTPKLRSVAVEALTLFVDLIADPQSQGDAVSARYHELGRTMAKADRSLDALQSALRVGGMQAWRRLSHTAEGLGLGTAVVSALGELALHTAHEVAEAAARGYAEEQLRSSDQVERNRRRLIGLLLGDRPVSPEAVHDCAHAARWPVPRQVAVIALATSTDLREETWPLTASDVLVDMESRPPRMLVPDPHNQSHSAGRAFALSLRDRPAAVGPTVSVTQAARSLLWATRALGLMGRGILPRQGVVRCVDHLSTLLLHSDEPLLGELRSHVLAPLDTVSAGQRSRHAETLLAWLLSGSNVPDVAARLHLHPQTVRYRLRRLRQLFGDALDEPDSRLDLILALRAESLREPDSSGQ, translated from the coding sequence GTGGCAGCACCCGCTCCGCACGGTGTGCCGAGCAGCCCTGAAGCCGGTTCGATACCGCCCGCGCTGGCCGAACCGCTACGGAACGACCTCAAGGAGGTTGCCGACGAGGTGGTAGAGGCGATACTCAAGCACGTTCCCGAGTATGCCGGGCCCTCCACACCGAAACTCCGATCCGTGGCCGTGGAGGCGCTGACGCTCTTCGTCGATCTGATCGCCGACCCCCAGAGTCAAGGTGACGCCGTCTCCGCGAGGTACCACGAACTGGGGCGGACCATGGCCAAAGCAGACCGCAGCTTGGATGCCCTGCAGTCTGCGCTGCGTGTAGGGGGGATGCAGGCCTGGCGCCGGCTGAGCCACACGGCGGAGGGCCTGGGGCTGGGCACGGCGGTGGTTTCCGCGCTCGGCGAGCTGGCGTTGCACACGGCGCACGAAGTGGCGGAGGCGGCAGCCCGGGGGTATGCCGAGGAACAGCTGCGCAGTTCCGACCAGGTGGAGCGAAACCGGCGCCGTCTGATCGGCCTGCTGCTGGGCGATCGTCCGGTGTCGCCGGAAGCCGTGCACGACTGTGCGCACGCCGCGCGCTGGCCGGTCCCCCGGCAGGTCGCGGTGATCGCCCTCGCGACGTCGACCGACCTGCGGGAGGAGACGTGGCCGCTGACCGCCTCTGACGTCCTCGTGGACATGGAGTCCCGGCCACCCCGCATGCTGGTGCCGGATCCGCACAACCAGAGCCACTCCGCCGGGCGGGCTTTCGCACTGTCCCTACGCGACCGCCCCGCCGCGGTCGGTCCCACGGTGTCCGTGACACAGGCGGCACGGTCCTTGCTGTGGGCCACGCGCGCGCTCGGTTTGATGGGCCGTGGGATTCTGCCCCGGCAGGGAGTCGTGCGCTGTGTGGACCACCTGTCAACACTCCTGCTGCACAGCGACGAACCGCTGCTCGGCGAACTGCGGTCGCATGTGCTCGCGCCGTTGGACACGGTCTCGGCAGGACAGCGTTCGCGGCACGCCGAGACGCTGCTGGCGTGGCTGCTCAGCGGCAGCAACGTGCCTGACGTCGCCGCCCGTCTCCACCTCCACCCGCAAACGGTCCGCTACCGCCTGCGTCGGCTCAGGCAGCTCTTCGGCGACGCGCTGGACGAACCGGACAGCCGCCTCGACCTCATCCTCGCCCTGCGCGCCGAATCACTACGTGAGCCGGATTCGTCCGGTCAGTGA
- a CDS encoding metallophosphoesterase codes for MTDTSSTRPTEGEAPAPRPSRLHRLMRFIPLIAPVLLWAVPCWVLLHGGQHWPLPVTLLGTALFALGLVGMPLAMARGHGRRQQDRAAIVGDTLLGAGWVLFTWSVLLGVLLRLALTVVGVGETQDRARIVTWAVLGVTAVLLAWGYAEARRVPRVRRLDVQLPRLGAGLDGLRVVLITDTHYGPLDRARWSAKVCETVNTLEADLVCHTGDIADGTAERRRAQATPLGTVRATRARVYVTGNHEYYSEAQGWVDLMDELGWEPLRNRHLLLERGGDTLVVAGVDDVTAESSGLAGHRAHLAGALNGADPDVPVLLLAHQPKFVDRAAAAGIDLQLSGHTHGGQIWPFHHLVRIDQPALAGLSHHGPRTLLYTSRGTGFWGPPFRVFAPSEITLLVLRSPHRSTSLQH; via the coding sequence GTGACCGACACCAGCAGCACCCGGCCCACCGAAGGTGAAGCGCCGGCACCGCGGCCGAGCCGACTGCACCGCCTGATGCGCTTCATCCCCCTGATCGCCCCCGTTCTGCTGTGGGCCGTGCCCTGCTGGGTGCTCCTGCACGGCGGCCAGCACTGGCCACTGCCCGTCACGCTGCTCGGCACGGCCCTGTTCGCCCTCGGTCTCGTAGGTATGCCGCTCGCGATGGCACGCGGCCACGGCAGGCGCCAGCAGGACCGGGCGGCGATCGTCGGTGACACCCTGCTGGGCGCCGGCTGGGTCCTGTTCACCTGGTCCGTTCTGCTCGGCGTCCTGCTGCGGCTCGCCCTGACCGTGGTCGGCGTCGGCGAGACTCAGGACCGCGCCAGGATCGTCACCTGGGCCGTCCTCGGCGTGACCGCCGTACTGCTCGCCTGGGGGTACGCCGAGGCCCGCCGTGTGCCGCGCGTGCGCCGACTCGACGTTCAGCTCCCGCGACTGGGTGCCGGGTTGGACGGGCTGCGCGTCGTCCTCATCACCGACACCCACTACGGCCCGCTCGATCGCGCCCGCTGGTCGGCGAAGGTGTGCGAGACGGTGAACACGCTGGAAGCCGATCTGGTCTGCCACACCGGCGACATCGCGGACGGCACGGCCGAACGCCGCCGCGCCCAGGCCACCCCACTGGGCACCGTGCGGGCCACCCGGGCCCGGGTGTACGTCACCGGCAACCACGAGTACTACAGCGAGGCCCAGGGATGGGTCGACCTGATGGACGAGCTGGGCTGGGAGCCCCTGCGCAACCGCCATCTGCTGCTCGAACGCGGCGGCGACACCCTCGTGGTCGCCGGCGTGGACGACGTCACCGCCGAGTCCTCCGGCCTGGCAGGCCACCGCGCCCATCTCGCCGGAGCGTTGAACGGCGCCGACCCCGACGTGCCCGTCCTGCTCCTGGCACACCAGCCCAAGTTCGTCGACCGGGCGGCAGCCGCCGGCATCGACCTCCAGCTCTCCGGCCATACCCACGGCGGTCAGATCTGGCCCTTCCACCACCTGGTCCGCATCGACCAGCCCGCCCTCGCCGGCCTCAGCCACCACGGCCCCCGCACCCTCCTCTACACCAGCCGAGGCACCGGCTTCTGGGGCCCGCCGTTCCGCGTCTTCGCCCCCAGCGAGATCACCCTCCTCGTGCTCCGCAGCCCGCACCGGTCCACCTCGCTCCAGCACTGA
- the gdhA gene encoding NADP-specific glutamate dehydrogenase, with protein sequence MDVSAHIEAVYENLRRRDPGETEFHQAAQEVLHTMGPVLETHPEYVEARIMERLCEPERQLMFRVPWVDDQGTVRVNRGFRVEFNSALGPYKGGLRFHPSVNLGIVKFLGFEQIFKNALTGMAIGGGKGGADFDPKGRSDGEVMRFCQAFMTELYRHLGEHTDVPAGDIGVGAREIGYLFGQYKRITNRYDAGVLTGKPVGWGGSHARTEATGYGAVYFAQEMLATRGQHLDGRRVVISGSGNVAVYAAEKVHALGGLVVACSDSSGYVVDEDGLDLDLLKEIKEVRRDRIAAYAEARPAARFSARGSVFDVPCDIALPCATQNELNQQDAVALVKNGVLAVAEGANMPCTPDAVEVFRDARILFGPGKAANAGGVATSALEMQQNAARDSWTFERTEDRLAGIMRQVHAECRTTAATYGGDPDDYVFGANASGFLRVAEAMTAQGVV encoded by the coding sequence ATGGACGTCAGCGCCCACATCGAAGCCGTCTACGAGAACCTCCGCCGACGCGACCCCGGCGAGACGGAGTTCCACCAGGCGGCACAGGAAGTCCTGCACACGATGGGGCCCGTGCTCGAGACGCACCCGGAGTACGTCGAGGCCCGCATCATGGAGCGGCTCTGTGAGCCGGAACGGCAACTGATGTTCAGGGTTCCGTGGGTGGACGACCAGGGCACGGTACGGGTCAACCGCGGTTTCCGGGTGGAGTTCAACAGCGCCCTCGGACCGTACAAGGGCGGCCTGCGCTTCCATCCCAGCGTCAACCTCGGCATCGTCAAGTTCCTCGGCTTCGAGCAGATCTTCAAGAACGCGCTGACCGGCATGGCGATCGGCGGCGGCAAGGGCGGCGCGGACTTCGACCCCAAGGGCCGCTCCGACGGCGAAGTGATGCGCTTCTGCCAGGCGTTCATGACGGAGCTGTACCGCCACCTCGGCGAGCACACGGACGTGCCCGCCGGGGACATCGGCGTGGGCGCCCGCGAGATCGGCTACCTCTTCGGCCAGTACAAGCGGATCACCAATCGCTACGACGCCGGCGTGCTCACCGGCAAGCCGGTCGGCTGGGGCGGATCCCACGCCCGCACCGAGGCCACCGGCTACGGCGCGGTGTACTTCGCCCAGGAGATGCTCGCCACCCGGGGACAGCACCTGGACGGGCGCCGCGTGGTGATCTCCGGGTCGGGCAACGTGGCCGTGTACGCCGCCGAGAAGGTGCACGCGCTGGGCGGCCTCGTGGTGGCCTGCTCGGACTCCTCCGGCTACGTGGTCGACGAGGACGGCCTCGACCTGGACCTGCTCAAGGAGATCAAGGAGGTGCGCCGGGACCGGATTGCCGCCTACGCCGAGGCCCGGCCGGCCGCGCGGTTCTCCGCCCGGGGTTCGGTCTTCGACGTGCCGTGCGACATCGCCCTGCCGTGCGCGACCCAGAACGAGCTGAACCAGCAGGACGCCGTGGCCCTGGTGAAGAACGGCGTGCTCGCCGTGGCCGAGGGCGCCAACATGCCCTGCACGCCCGACGCGGTCGAGGTGTTCCGGGACGCCCGGATCCTGTTCGGACCGGGCAAGGCGGCCAACGCGGGCGGGGTCGCCACCTCCGCGCTGGAGATGCAGCAGAACGCCGCCCGTGACAGCTGGACCTTCGAGCGGACGGAGGACCGGCTCGCCGGCATCATGCGGCAGGTCCACGCCGAGTGCCGGACCACTGCCGCGACCTACGGGGGCGACCCCGACGACTACGTGTTCGGCGCCAACGCCTCCGGCTTCCTCCGCGTCGCCGAAGCGATGACGGCACAGGGAGTCGTATGA
- a CDS encoding TerC family protein, protein MYDVPFWLWAVFAVTVLVSLAVDLLAHRQAHVIGFREAAAWSGVWVGLAIVFGVVVYLVVGTTAGVEYTTAWLLEKSLSVDNLFVFALIFGYFQVPRAYQHRVLFLGVLGALVFRGVFLGAGVAVVSRFTAVLFVFAAILFWSTYKILKGEEESFDPGKSLAVRLLRKVVPVRDEYAGPHFFVKEAGRRVATPLLAVVAAIEAADLVFAVDSVPAVLAVSSDAFIVYTSNAFAILGLRALYFMLARLLDRFHYLSTGLAVILAFIGVKLILQATHETISTAVPEIPSPISLAVIATVLAVSVALSMLRPPLGDADGTHSAQPAEPGRPESSPQGGTTELPARQDPDAPPDVR, encoded by the coding sequence ATGTATGACGTTCCGTTCTGGTTGTGGGCGGTGTTCGCCGTCACCGTGCTGGTGTCGCTGGCGGTCGATCTGCTGGCGCACCGGCAGGCTCATGTGATCGGTTTCCGCGAGGCCGCCGCGTGGAGCGGGGTGTGGGTGGGACTGGCGATCGTCTTCGGTGTCGTGGTGTATCTCGTGGTCGGCACCACGGCCGGGGTCGAGTACACGACCGCCTGGCTGCTGGAGAAGAGCCTGTCCGTCGACAACCTCTTCGTCTTCGCGCTGATCTTCGGCTACTTCCAGGTGCCGCGCGCCTACCAGCACCGCGTGCTGTTTCTCGGCGTCCTGGGCGCTCTCGTCTTCCGCGGCGTCTTCCTGGGCGCGGGCGTGGCGGTGGTCAGCCGCTTCACAGCCGTGCTGTTCGTCTTCGCCGCCATCCTCTTCTGGAGCACCTACAAGATCCTCAAGGGCGAGGAGGAGAGCTTCGACCCCGGCAAGAGCCTGGCCGTGCGACTGCTCCGCAAGGTCGTCCCGGTGCGGGACGAGTACGCCGGGCCGCACTTCTTCGTCAAGGAGGCCGGGCGGCGGGTCGCCACCCCGCTCCTGGCCGTCGTAGCCGCGATCGAGGCCGCCGACCTCGTCTTCGCCGTCGACAGCGTGCCGGCCGTGCTGGCCGTCAGCAGCGACGCCTTCATCGTCTACACCAGCAACGCCTTCGCCATCCTCGGCCTCCGCGCCCTGTACTTCATGCTGGCGCGGCTGCTCGACCGGTTCCACTACCTCAGCACGGGCCTGGCGGTCATCCTCGCCTTCATCGGCGTCAAGCTCATCCTCCAGGCCACCCACGAGACGATCAGCACCGCCGTTCCCGAAATACCCTCGCCCATCAGCCTCGCCGTCATCGCCACCGTCCTGGCCGTCTCCGTCGCGCTCAGCATGCTGCGACCACCGCTCGGCGATGCAGACGGCACGCATTCCGCTCAGCCCGCCGAGCCCGGCAGGCCCGAGAGCTCGCCCCAGGGTGGCACCACCGAACTGCCTGCCCGCCAGGACCCCGATGCACCGCCCGACGTCAGGTGA